The Ketogulonicigenium robustum nucleotide sequence CAGGGAGAACGGTTGCACTTCACCTGTCGATCCGCCGCTTCTTTCCCCGCGGTCAAAAATCCTGTGGGTAAATCATCTTCGCACCTTCACAGGTGTTAGAGCTGATCGTAGCATAAGAACACAGAATCGTGAGGTTTCTTATGCGAAAACTACTTTCCATCAGCTTTTCAATTTCGATGTTTGCCATTGCACCCAATATAACTCTTGCTCAAAATACAAATCCAGCAACCTGCCATCATCGAACAACCGACACGGAGCGGTTGCTTTGCTACGACGCGGTCACAAAATATGAACCGCCAGTATCTTCGACTCAGGCCATTAGCCCTGAGCCGGCGGCCGGCGATGATGAAGTGTCGGGGGATCAGTGGCGCGTTTCTTCGCGAGGATCCATGTTAGATAACAGAACCGACGTTTTTCTCTCGTTGGAAAGTCTTAACACTCGAGGAAATTCAATCGGAAGGCCAGAACGCGCTAGTTTGTACTTACGGTGCTTCGAGAACCGAACTGCGGTTTTGCTGATGTTTAATCAATACATAAGTGATGCGCAGAATGTGCGCTTTAAACTTGACGATGGTCCCGTTAGGAATCTGTGGATGAACGAGGTCAACGGAAGTGACGGCTTGATATCAAGGTCAGGCGGCCCCTCTATCGAGTTCATAAAGGGCCTCCTTGATAAGGATCAGCTAGTTGTGTCCTTCAACAGCTACTCTTCAAATGGGCTGGAGTTTTCGTTCGATATCTCTGGGCTTCGGAGGCACGCGGGACAAGTTGCAAGCGCCTGCAATTGGTCGATTTGACTAGGCCTTTTTCACAAACTCTTTCGGCAGGTGGAGCCGCACCGGCGCGGCCCACTTGACCTGAACATCGTGCATGTTCGCGCCGGTCGGGTTCAGCGATAGCAGATGGAAAAGCCCAGGCGCCGTGCCGGGCTTGAGCTGCTTGACCCATGCGCGCCCGTCGGATGTCTCTGCCACGACGCGCTTGCCGATCGCTTCTGTGGGCACGCCGTCAGCCGTCATGCGGGTGTAGAACAGCACATCGCCGTCAAAGAAGTTCGGCTCCATGCTGCTGCCCTGAACTTCCACGGCCACGATCCCGTGCGGCGACAGCATAGGCGGGCATTGGATGTGATAGAGGCCGTCACCTTTGGCGTGGTCATCTGTGAGGAACACCTCATCACCAGCGCCGACGCGGCCGGGGACGGCGATAATGGCGGTTTCATCTTCCCCTAAGTCTCCGGCGTTCAGTCCTAAGATCTCTATGAGCTTGGTCAGGTTGCCCGCGCCGGGGTGCTTTTTGTTTTTCAAAAGCTGCTGAACGTAATTTGGGCCTTTGCCTGCGGCGAGGCTGATTTCGCGCATGCTGCGGTCATCAGACCGAATGGCCTCCTCGAGGCGGTTGAACCAGGTGTTTTCCATCAGCATTTTCTAGCACACCAGAAAAATGCACGCTTGAACGTTATAGCGTGTATTGCAATGCACGCGATAGCGTGTATAGCTTCGATTATGGAACAAAAACTTCTCTCCGACATTGAGGCATTCCGCGATGCGACAGGGCTTTCCGAGCATCGCGTAGGTATCATTTTGGCCAAGAACGGACGGCTGTTGGAGCGTTTGCGCGCCGACCGTCCGTTTCAGGTTCCTACTGTCAGAAAGATCAAGGACGCGCTTAAGCGAGAAACCGCGATCCGGCTGGCCACGCAACAAAGCGATGCGGCCAAATGACCGCCTCGCACCGTCCTTCCACATCTCAAGTTGAACCCACTGCACGGGATCAACATGCAATGGGAGCTTCCGGAATGTCCCCACGAAAGATTTCCGCCCGCACGCACAAGCTGGAGGTGCTGAGCTATCGCCAGCACTTCAACGCGGTATGGCAGCGGATCATGACCGAGAACTTCGAGACGCCGGCGGAGGCTGCCGTGTTTTTCGGGGTTGACCCCTCGACGGCGGAAAATTGGTTCGACGGCCGTAACGCGCCGCAAGGCTGGGGTGTCGGCTGGCTGCTGCGCAACCCCGAGACGCGGGCCTTTGCCATCGATGCGCTTGCGGGTGCCGCATGATCAGACGGGCCATTTCTACGCTTTGCGCATTGGA carries:
- a CDS encoding type VI secretion system-associated protein TagO, which translates into the protein MFAIAPNITLAQNTNPATCHHRTTDTERLLCYDAVTKYEPPVSSTQAISPEPAAGDDEVSGDQWRVSSRGSMLDNRTDVFLSLESLNTRGNSIGRPERASLYLRCFENRTAVLLMFNQYISDAQNVRFKLDDGPVRNLWMNEVNGSDGLISRSGGPSIEFIKGLLDKDQLVVSFNSYSSNGLEFSFDISGLRRHAGQVASACNWSI
- a CDS encoding helix-turn-helix transcriptional regulator, whose amino-acid sequence is MENTWFNRLEEAIRSDDRSMREISLAAGKGPNYVQQLLKNKKHPGAGNLTKLIEILGLNAGDLGEDETAIIAVPGRVGAGDEVFLTDDHAKGDGLYHIQCPPMLSPHGIVAVEVQGSSMEPNFFDGDVLFYTRMTADGVPTEAIGKRVVAETSDGRAWVKQLKPGTAPGLFHLLSLNPTGANMHDVQVKWAAPVRLHLPKEFVKKA